Genomic window (bacterium):
CGCCGGCGTGGACAACCTGACACACACCCTGGCGTTCGAGTGGGCGCCGATGGGCGTGCGCGTGAACGCCGTCGCGCCGGGGTTCATCGCCACCGAGATGGTCATGGCCATGCCCGAGAAGGTGCGCGACATGATGGCCGAGAAGACCCCCCTGCAGCGC
Coding sequences:
- a CDS encoding SDR family oxidoreductase; the protein is AGVDNLTHTLAFEWAPMGVRVNAVAPGFIATEMVMAMPEKVRDMMAEKTPLQRLGQPTEIARAYLFLASDEAAFVHGAVLSVDGGLVA